A region from the Brassica napus cultivar Da-Ae chromosome C8, Da-Ae, whole genome shotgun sequence genome encodes:
- the LOC106365991 gene encoding B-box zinc finger protein 18 isoform X1, translating into MRILCDACESAAAIVFCAADEAALCCSCDEKVHMCNKLASRHVRVGLADPSNAPSCDICENAPAFFYCEIDGTSLCLQCDMVVHVGGKRTHRRFLLLRQRIEFPGDKPNHADDLGLRCQEANRQKVSSSGRGQESNGNGDHNMIDLNSNPQRVHEPGSNHQEQGIDVNSTNNHEPVGVVPVGTFKRE; encoded by the exons atGCGTATTTTGTGCGATGCCTGTGAGAGCGCCGCCGCAATAGTCTTCTGCGCCGCCGACGAAGCTGCCCTCTGTTGCTCCTGCGACGAAAAA GTTCATATGTGCAACAAGCTAGCTAGCCGACATGTCCGTGTAGGTTTGGCTGATCCCAGCAATGCGCCAAGCTGTGACATATGCGAAAATGCACCTG CCTTCTTTTACTGTGAGATAGACGGTACTTCTCTTTGTCTACAATGCGACATGGTTGTTCATGTTGGCGGCAAGAGAACTCACAGGCGCTTTCTATTGCTAAGACAGAGGATTGAG TTTCCAGGTGATAAGCCTAACCACGCCGATGATCTGGGACTAAGGTGTCAGGAAGCAAACCGTCAAAAGGTCTCCTCATCAGGTCGAGGTCAAGAATCAAATGGGAATGGTGATCATAATATGATTGATCTTAACTCCAACCCTCAAAGAGTACACGAGCCTGGATCAAATCACCAA GAGCAGGGTATCGATGTAAATAGCACAAACAACCATGAGCCTGTAGGCGTTGTACCTGTTGGAACGTTTAAAAGAGAGTGA
- the LOC106365991 gene encoding B-box zinc finger protein 18 isoform X2, with protein sequence MRILCDACESAAAIVFCAADEAALCCSCDEKVHMCNKLASRHVRVGLADPSNAPSCDICENAPAFFYCEIDGTSLCLQCDMVVHVGGKRTHRRFLLLRQRIEFPGDKPNHADDLGLRCQEANRQKVSSSGRGQESNGNGDHNMIDLNSNPQRVHEPGSNHQGIDVNSTNNHEPVGVVPVGTFKRE encoded by the exons atGCGTATTTTGTGCGATGCCTGTGAGAGCGCCGCCGCAATAGTCTTCTGCGCCGCCGACGAAGCTGCCCTCTGTTGCTCCTGCGACGAAAAA GTTCATATGTGCAACAAGCTAGCTAGCCGACATGTCCGTGTAGGTTTGGCTGATCCCAGCAATGCGCCAAGCTGTGACATATGCGAAAATGCACCTG CCTTCTTTTACTGTGAGATAGACGGTACTTCTCTTTGTCTACAATGCGACATGGTTGTTCATGTTGGCGGCAAGAGAACTCACAGGCGCTTTCTATTGCTAAGACAGAGGATTGAG TTTCCAGGTGATAAGCCTAACCACGCCGATGATCTGGGACTAAGGTGTCAGGAAGCAAACCGTCAAAAGGTCTCCTCATCAGGTCGAGGTCAAGAATCAAATGGGAATGGTGATCATAATATGATTGATCTTAACTCCAACCCTCAAAGAGTACACGAGCCTGGATCAAATCACCAA GGTATCGATGTAAATAGCACAAACAACCATGAGCCTGTAGGCGTTGTACCTGTTGGAACGTTTAAAAGAGAGTGA